TGACGGTTATTTATATTGCCATAATACAGTTAATTTAAATGTTGTAGATAATTGTTATGGAAGGACCTTCGAGAATGTTGTTGTCCGTTATCGTAGAAAGCATACAAAAATTCCCAGATGATATtcaaaagttaattttttttcCTCTGCTAAACATCGATTTAAAAGATACAACAATCGTCAATGTTATAGCAAATACTTTTGAACATCAACGGAGTCCTGTTCTGATTGCGtatgtataaaaattatcaTTATCCAAGAACATTTAACACCAAGCATTTCTTATTAGACGTTCAATTAATTGAAACGATGTTTGCAGGGAATATCTGTCGAATGCAAAAGAACTAAAGCTATGGCATCTTCCTGTTTTACATCACTTAATATCTGCCAGACTAGATGAtgcaacaaaagaaaaattcttaCAGCTATTATCTGTAAAGGCACTTGATTTTTCCAGAgagaaaaattttggaaaactgGTATTGttattcataaaaataaatgtaaatttttctGAACAGCAGAAATTCTTGTTGCTGGAAATTGCTAATatgaatcaaacatttttcaaaaaacctATACAAAACATGTTAAAAGATATGTAATGAATTTTTTACTATAGAAGATTAACATAACGACTGCATGGCGAATTATGTAaaacactttttattttaaGTTATCGTTGATATTAAGGTTGTTTTGTAAAATTATAATACAATTTAAATTGTATAAAACATCTAAACTTGAAATTTTACAATATATTAGACACTAGGATCCCGTATAATTAAGAAACATTATCAAACAATTGTTGGTAATCTGAAATAGACAGataaatatatgtatctatACAGTGACGCGTCGACTTGCGGAGTCGCTATATGTATAGccagatatacatatatagcaaAGAACATTCTAAATGTTCAGCGTCGTGTAACATTTACGTCGGATGCACCGATTGTGATTGTGAGCTAAAAAATCGCTGATATATTCGGTTAAGAACTTAAAAGACAGATCTAATGGCGAAGTTGCTACTAGAAAAGTATCATGGTCATATTGTTATATCGTGTCATTAATTGCATATGATAATGCTGGAATGTCAAATGATCTATAACCTCTTCTTCGAGTGAAACGGAATGAAAAAGCGAAAAGGTATAATAATGTAAACATGACGGAGGAACTCTCTGGTGTGACGATAGTCATATTTATCGCGGCTGGTGTATTAACAATGTTATTGCTATTCATTTTTGCGAAACGTCAAATTATGAGATTCGCTTTACGATCACGTCGTGGCCCTCATATTCCGATCGGACACGATGCAAGGAAGGTATGAACAATTACAGATGCTTCTAATGTTATTGTCAAAAGCGTGACGTCCGTTTAATTGTTTAGTCTCTAAAGAAGGAAATTGAAAGACGAATAGAAGTAATACCAAGAATTCAATACGAACCTCAACTTATTAGCGATCCACGATTTATCGTGACTCCTCGTGCACAAGTTCCACCGCATTATTATAGACTGAAAGCAGTAGACGATATCAGAGCTTTGGGTAACTATGTCTTTATGTTCCTTGCGATAAATCGGTAATTAGAGGATAACTCGAAGGATATGTGATTTTTCCTCTATCGTTTACTATAGAAGCTGAAATTACAAAGTACGATAATTGTCTCAAGAGGCATCCGTCTGAAAATTTAAGAGCTTATCTGCTCTCTACGTTAGCTACTCCGTTGAATGGAAGTGGCCAAAGATTAATTCAACAATTTTGTGACTTGTACGAACACGCTAGACACGATCCAACCGAATTCGGAGACGAAGAGTATCAAGTGTACACTCGATTGTTTCTTAAGTTAATGGATGCGTAAGTACCATGGTTTTAAAGCAGAAAAAATAACCAAAAATTATCGAACTTTTCATATAAGATGCTTACGTATAACGATGTGCATAGGAGTCTAAATTCGATTGTTTTTTTAGAGCCCGTTTATTAAAATCCTATCCAAGTAGTAGAAAATCTAGTCCAAGTCGTACACCCATAAAAAAGAATGTTGAGACCAAACGAAACATATTGGAACCTAGGATGAAATTACCAGAAGATCATACGTTGACCGGATCAAGACCGAATACTCTGACAGTTATAGCTTTGGACAATAGCGAAACATCTGTTTAGTATTATCAAAAACGTTACGTACAATATGAACGATCGTTTACATTCTTCTCCATTGCATTCCATAAACTTTCGTCGCATACAAATCCTATTTATACCTCGgttttaatcgataaatatttaGTCCATACGTCCTTATAATACGGATTATGTCTCAAACATATTAACGAACGATGGAAAGCCATTCTGTAAACATTAGACATACTAGTCGTCCTCATATGGTTTAACCATTCCATAATCTAAAATGTGTAACggataataaaatatttgtcggTTTTTATAATGTAGAATATTCTTTCttggagaagaaaaaaagaaaagaaggaataTACCTGTGGCATCGCACATTTCCACTCTTGTCTATCGGAAAGAATCGTGAGAGCTCGAGTAAATGTTTCGATCCGAACATTTGCCGACGTCACCgataaattttgtttcattagAATACGGTCAATACCGGACAAACTGATGAtagaaacaaataaaacgctGCAGTAGAATTCGATTTTGCTATTGTGATCTTGCATCGAATCCAACAACAGTACctgaatttttatcataaactcTGTTATCCATTTTATAGCGGTCGTAACAGAATGCATTTCAAGGTGTACTTTTTGAACAGTTTCAAGAAAGAACATCTGTATACTAGAAGAAACGGAATAAAATAAACTTTTTTCGGGGAACACTAAAGTAATTGCGACACGTAATGTTATTTCGCTTTGTGCTTACCTAGGCATAGATATAACTTCATCGATCAGTTCATTGAACAACGCCAACGAAGCCTCGGAACATTTCTTTATAGCCAGTTCGGCTCTGATTGCAAtggcattttttaatttaccaaGTGTTATCTCGGGCCACGCTCTAGGAGATGTCACCATTTCTATGTGTTTCTCTGACAATTCTAAAGTTGCTGCAATGTAAGATTCGAAACGTTTACACGATACGTCTATTTTGTCGAAATACTTTTCCAGCAGGGTGGACAAAAGCGTTAAATTTCCGTCGTTCTCTTGCTGGTTTTTTAAAGTTTGAGCATAGGAAGACATAATAGTGTCAAACAAGCTTTTAAAACGCTCGTTATCGAACGCCATCTTCTCGAATATGTATTCTAATGTGGTTATTAGAAATGGTTTCACGTTGCTCGGTTGTACAGCTTGACACAAATCATCGAGGTTCTGATACACTACTGTGTATTCGCTGTTTCTCAAATTGAAATCAGGGTCGGAGCCAGTGTCTGATTGATATGTCGACAGATACTTTTCCATGAAAGATTTCGCGGACAAAGATACCTTTGCATGACGACATGCGATGGCGAGAGTATATTTCTTAGCTTCGGGTGATAGATTGATCGTGTCTTCGAGGAAACTCCAGTTAACGTTGGGTAACGGTTTTGTGTACCTATGAGCAAATATTCTCAAGCATTCCGTAATAATACGGTGATTATTGGGATCAGATTTGTCGGATCGTCTCAAATATTCACCGACTCCTCTTATAACGCTTTTCTCTGGCAGGTATTTGAAATTTTGTGGCTCGCCGTAAGGCCAAATATAAATTCCAGATCGTAAGCTCTCCACTTCGTCGTTCACGAAAGAAATTAGCATATTTCCAGCACTCGACAAGGCTAATTTATGAATGCTTTTCAGCATTTCTGTCCAGCAGCTAGCGGGTACATACTGAAGCAAAGTGGCCGGTTTCTCGGTTGATTCGTCAGGCACCACGAGATGCGATCGAAAGTTCGCCGGTAACGTTTCCAGCGGAATACGCTCTACACCAAACGAAGCTAGAGCTTTGAGAGCAGACTCGATGACTCTCGGGTTATTGGATGTCGTGTACGTCCATACATTCGACACTATATCGGAGACCAGTTGGTCGTACGCTTCGACGCTCAGAGTCGACGGGTACGATGCAACATCGCCAAACAATTCGCAGAGACTTTCCAAAACAACAACGCGTTTCTCCTTCACCATTTTCGGCGCCAACACCCTCCACGTCGAAGAAATATCTATCACGGAAGCTTTGCAAAGCGCAGATATACTTTTTAGAGCGAGCGCGCTCGCGGTTCCTCCGTTCGTGTCCGTCGAACGATTTAATATCTCTGATAGCAACGGTACCAACGTTTCCCCGTGCTCAGGATGATTCTCGCAAATGAATCTCATGGCTCTTGCACAGGTCGCATCCGAATACCAGGAGTGATCGGTTTTCATTAGACGAATTATTGCAGCTGAAACAAATCTATAGCACATCGGCTGCTCTTTCAGTGTCTTCAAATACAATTCAATGGCGAAGCATCTCAACTGCTTGTCACCGTGTAACAGCGTGTCCAACGTATGGGTGATAATCGGGACGTTTTCTTTGGTAGTTGCCAACTCGGGTACAACCAGCAACAGATACTTCAATTCTCTGCTGTTTTTCGACTTGGTTAATTTATGT
This genomic interval from Halictus rubicundus isolate RS-2024b chromosome 15, iyHalRubi1_principal, whole genome shotgun sequence contains the following:
- the LOC143361715 gene encoding protein C1orf43 homolog; the protein is MTEELSGVTIVIFIAAGVLTMLLLFIFAKRQIMRFALRSRRGPHIPIGHDARKSLKKEIERRIEVIPRIQYEPQLISDPRFIVTPRAQVPPHYYRLKAVDDIRALEAEITKYDNCLKRHPSENLRAYLLSTLATPLNGSGQRLIQQFCDLYEHARHDPTEFGDEEYQVYTRLFLKLMDAARLLKSYPSSRKSSPSRTPIKKNVETKRNILEPRMKLPEDHTLTGSRPNTLTVIALDNSETSV
- the LOC143361711 gene encoding focadhesin codes for the protein MDEIEYKLQSANPVLISHAISKLFDSIKKKTHDQGDNNISQIPEFKSLSAKRDSANVTVSISACQALIALVENGLWNIGDALSTFVSSLSSIKNYTVAATAIGHLLTMNLKTNKEHDAIYPFTLHAPQHPFIMILNVDKYSWQCVLNEMACIMNHQDSRIRKNSIEMLRPVFLYILCNPFSNPLDCCAQRAWQLLIKSEHGVCLQTEVSLWLYTAETYSCINTNYRILEVAEKASREKNKDFCTAIAPVLASLSLQLLKHGSDPTSNFDTLLVIIDQCDTRIGDLMLALMAEVIILCPATYLHSTLRICATITKRMSCSDLCLNTVTAAILKWMAYPSLLCSDALDMATNLLREMFVQQRPAYDSTTVTSKIFEAFTNFDPCLQFYAEITRCLNISKPNDILLWLKHMSQAPIDLKDKCKLLLSGLFIETNDPTVAELSCNVLVDVCREVKSFESHLLSLVLHKLTKSKNSRELKYLLLVVPELATTKENVPIITHTLDTLLHGDKQLRCFAIELYLKTLKEQPMCYRFVSAAIIRLMKTDHSWYSDATCARAMRFICENHPEHGETLVPLLSEILNRSTDTNGGTASALALKSISALCKASVIDISSTWRVLAPKMVKEKRVVVLESLCELFGDVASYPSTLSVEAYDQLVSDIVSNVWTYTTSNNPRVIESALKALASFGVERIPLETLPANFRSHLVVPDESTEKPATLLQYVPASCWTEMLKSIHKLALSSAGNMLISFVNDEVESLRSGIYIWPYGEPQNFKYLPEKSVIRGVGEYLRRSDKSDPNNHRIITECLRIFAHRYTKPLPNVNWSFLEDTINLSPEAKKYTLAIACRHAKVSLSAKSFMEKYLSTYQSDTGSDPDFNLRNSEYTVVYQNLDDLCQAVQPSNVKPFLITTLEYIFEKMAFDNERFKSLFDTIMSSYAQTLKNQQENDGNLTLLSTLLEKYFDKIDVSCKRFESYIAATLELSEKHIEMVTSPRAWPEITLGKLKNAIAIRAELAIKKCSEASLALFNELIDEVISMPSIQMFFLETVQKVHLEMHSVTTAIKWITEFMIKIQVLLLDSMQDHNSKIEFYCSVLFVSIISLSGIDRILMKQNLSVTSANVRIETFTRALTILSDRQEWKCAMPQIMEWLNHMRTTSMSNVYRMAFHRSLICLRHNPYYKDVWTKYLSIKTEV